Proteins encoded in a region of the Candidatus Moanabacter tarae genome:
- the dmfA2_2 gene encoding N,N-dimethylformamidase beta subunit, which translates to MLVGYVSDERYIALSEVALEFCNDTGVTLARSSASGAVYADVEPGLYRVTLARDGFGAKFVEVEVSEDKPHQFRLLRDCLMGYMWPKCVQSGESSEFRIHSYEQYKLEFWRYGLEKELVRPIGWYDEHGPRATVQITPDGDYTQQGVQWNQVGYTSPRHKQFLIGPEKSGLYYLHAKTESGCFFSFPWVVAPRRPKAKVAVLASDINWNCYNNFGGRSNYIHPDKMPSTPTINSRLELKRYTDPEHFHYHSKEYLPLSFDRPEPINHVPEGVTIMDPIEGRSPNHIAPAEWRLLGWLEREGFDYDVWSETQFHFGKLDLDDYKVLVLGPHPEYWSAKMYFELKDWVFNRGGRLMYLGGNGLNCEVEFLDESTIVVHNGHNRRQYEEGYESRFHMRQESEANLLGVVYTQTGIMTAAPYRVMDGKHWVFEGMGFKNGDLFGEESLHMRVPGGASGHETDKISSRFSPSNVCLLAKGTNPDKGGAEMVLHEREGGGSVFSTGSITYLSSILVSESISKITATVLSRFLG; encoded by the coding sequence ATGCTTGTGGGATATGTCAGTGACGAGCGCTATATTGCTCTGTCCGAAGTAGCGTTGGAGTTTTGTAACGACACCGGCGTGACGCTGGCCCGTTCCAGTGCTTCAGGAGCGGTTTATGCGGATGTTGAGCCAGGTCTCTATCGCGTTACACTGGCACGGGATGGATTTGGGGCCAAGTTCGTGGAGGTAGAAGTTTCGGAGGATAAGCCGCACCAGTTTCGTCTTTTGAGGGACTGCTTGATGGGTTATATGTGGCCAAAGTGTGTTCAATCCGGAGAGAGCTCAGAATTCCGGATACATTCTTATGAGCAGTATAAGCTCGAGTTTTGGCGATACGGGTTGGAAAAGGAGTTGGTGCGGCCGATTGGGTGGTACGATGAGCATGGCCCAAGAGCGACAGTACAAATTACACCGGATGGAGATTATACCCAGCAAGGAGTGCAATGGAACCAGGTTGGCTACACAAGCCCACGTCATAAACAATTTCTCATCGGACCGGAGAAATCTGGCCTTTACTATCTGCATGCGAAAACGGAGAGCGGTTGTTTTTTCTCTTTCCCTTGGGTGGTAGCCCCGCGGCGCCCAAAGGCAAAAGTAGCGGTGCTAGCCTCGGATATCAATTGGAATTGCTACAACAATTTTGGTGGGCGCAGTAACTATATTCATCCCGACAAGATGCCATCGACGCCGACGATTAACTCCCGGTTGGAGCTTAAACGCTATACGGATCCTGAGCATTTTCATTACCATTCTAAAGAATATCTCCCTCTTTCATTTGATCGTCCGGAGCCGATCAATCACGTGCCGGAAGGAGTGACGATTATGGATCCTATCGAGGGCCGATCACCCAACCACATTGCCCCGGCTGAGTGGCGTTTACTTGGCTGGTTAGAGCGGGAAGGATTTGATTATGACGTGTGGTCGGAAACGCAATTCCACTTTGGGAAACTCGACCTCGACGATTACAAGGTCCTGGTACTTGGACCCCATCCAGAATATTGGTCTGCGAAGATGTATTTCGAATTGAAAGACTGGGTGTTTAACCGAGGAGGGCGATTGATGTACCTCGGTGGGAACGGGTTAAATTGCGAGGTCGAATTTCTCGATGAGTCAACCATAGTTGTGCACAATGGACACAACAGGCGACAATACGAGGAGGGTTATGAAAGTCGTTTCCATATGCGACAAGAGTCGGAAGCCAATTTACTTGGAGTTGTGTACACGCAGACAGGAATCATGACGGCAGCTCCGTATCGGGTTATGGATGGAAAACATTGGGTTTTCGAGGGGATGGGGTTCAAGAATGGGGATCTCTTCGGGGAAGAATCTCTTCATATGCGGGTTCCAGGCGGTGCATCTGGACATGAGACAGATAAGATTTCATCAAGATTTTCTCCTTCCAATGTGTGCTTGCTGGCGAAAGGAACTAATCCTGATAAAGGCGGTGCGGAGATGGTATTGCATGAAAGGGAGGGAGGCGGGTCTGTTTTTTCGACGGGCTCGATTACTTATCTGAGTTCAATCTTGGTGAGTGAGTCGATCTCGAAGATAACGGCAACCGTATTAAGTCGGTTTCTGGGCTAG
- the gyrA_2 gene encoding DNA gyrase subunit A: protein MVRKRKPAPAPVVPHVADLYSDWFLDYASYVILERAVPSIEDGLKPVQRRILHSMREMEDGRYNKVANVVGNTMKYHPHGDAAIADALIQLGQKHLLIDCQGNWGNPATGDPAAAARYIEARLSRFALAVIFNSKTTLWANSYDGRNREPVSFPVKFPLLLAHGAEGIAVGLSTKILPHNFNELVDASIDALRRKKTNILPDFPSGGIADSSDYNGGMRGGRVRIRAKIEILPRRRLAIVEIPFGSTTTSLIDSILAANEKGKIKINKIEDNTAEEVEIIIHLPPGTDSSQAIQALYAFTDCEVSIAPNTCVIDNMKPRFLSVNDLLKRSAFKTKELLAQELEIRLNELLEQWHSLSLERIFIAKKIYRKIENKITWDAVINVVSDALAPYQKPLKRKITKDDILRLLEIRIKRISKYDLLKATDQIDALERDIDQVRRNLKGLTRYTVRYFKELKNQFGENQKRRTSIEKFDRIIASKVAVAGETLFLNAQEGFAGVGLKRERAIEKCSRMDDIIVFRRDGTMQVSRVTEKSFVGKNPAHIAIFNKEAPVVYSMIYRDGKSGRTFAKKFRVSGVTRDKLYDLAQGNPGTRILFFNQIICGESEGIVHLHLDPQSKARNKIIDFDFSQLALKGRDSRGNIVTRHKVQRVSKNLSG, encoded by the coding sequence ATGGTCCGAAAGAGAAAACCAGCTCCGGCTCCCGTTGTTCCTCACGTCGCCGATTTGTATAGTGACTGGTTTTTAGATTATGCTTCTTACGTGATTCTCGAACGGGCCGTGCCCAGTATAGAGGACGGATTGAAACCAGTTCAACGCCGCATCCTTCATTCCATGCGAGAAATGGAGGATGGTCGCTATAATAAAGTGGCCAATGTTGTCGGCAACACTATGAAATATCACCCCCACGGAGACGCTGCTATCGCGGATGCTCTCATTCAGCTAGGCCAAAAACATCTTCTCATCGACTGCCAAGGTAACTGGGGGAATCCTGCTACCGGAGATCCTGCTGCAGCTGCCCGTTACATTGAGGCACGTCTCTCTAGATTTGCTTTAGCAGTCATTTTTAATTCTAAAACAACCCTCTGGGCCAATTCCTACGATGGACGCAACAGGGAACCAGTCAGCTTCCCAGTGAAATTTCCTCTTCTCTTAGCACACGGCGCAGAAGGTATAGCGGTCGGCCTCTCAACCAAAATCCTACCCCACAACTTTAATGAACTGGTCGATGCATCAATCGATGCTCTTCGAAGAAAGAAAACAAACATCCTTCCTGATTTTCCAAGCGGGGGAATCGCCGATTCTAGTGACTACAACGGAGGAATGCGAGGTGGGCGGGTCCGCATCCGGGCGAAAATTGAAATCCTCCCAAGAAGGAGACTGGCAATCGTGGAGATACCTTTCGGCTCAACCACCACGAGCCTGATCGATTCAATTCTTGCGGCTAACGAAAAGGGGAAGATTAAAATTAACAAAATTGAAGACAATACTGCCGAGGAAGTTGAAATTATAATCCACCTTCCACCCGGTACCGATTCCTCCCAGGCAATCCAGGCGCTCTACGCATTCACCGACTGCGAAGTATCAATTGCTCCGAATACTTGCGTGATCGATAACATGAAACCTCGCTTTCTTTCCGTCAACGACCTTCTTAAGCGTTCCGCGTTCAAAACTAAAGAACTTCTCGCTCAGGAACTTGAGATCCGGCTAAATGAACTCCTCGAGCAATGGCATTCCCTATCACTTGAACGGATCTTTATTGCGAAAAAGATCTACCGGAAAATTGAGAACAAAATAACTTGGGATGCAGTAATAAATGTGGTTTCAGATGCTCTCGCACCTTACCAAAAACCACTGAAGAGGAAAATAACAAAAGATGATATTCTCCGACTTCTCGAGATCCGCATAAAAAGAATTTCAAAATACGATTTGCTAAAGGCAACAGACCAAATTGACGCCCTCGAAAGGGATATTGATCAGGTCAGAAGAAATCTCAAGGGCCTGACTAGATACACGGTTCGATACTTTAAGGAATTGAAAAATCAATTCGGTGAGAATCAGAAGCGACGCACCTCCATTGAAAAGTTTGATAGGATTATCGCCTCTAAAGTAGCGGTGGCCGGAGAAACTCTCTTTCTTAACGCCCAGGAAGGATTCGCCGGTGTTGGACTGAAACGCGAACGAGCCATAGAAAAATGTTCACGTATGGATGACATCATTGTCTTCAGGAGGGACGGCACAATGCAGGTATCGCGTGTTACCGAAAAGTCATTCGTAGGGAAAAACCCTGCCCACATCGCTATATTCAACAAAGAAGCTCCAGTCGTCTACAGCATGATTTATCGAGACGGTAAATCTGGTCGTACCTTTGCAAAAAAATTTCGTGTTTCTGGGGTTACCAGGGACAAGCTTTACGATCTTGCACAGGGAAATCCAGGCACTCGTATTCTCTTCTTTAACCAAATAATATGCGGTGAATCAGAAGGGATCGTCCATCTCCACCTGGACCCGCAATCGAAAGCTCGAAACAAGATCATCGACTTTGACTTTTCGCAACTTGCGCTCAAAGGCAGAGACTCTCGCGGGAATATAGTTACTCGTCATAAAGTACAGCGAGTATCCAAGAATCTTTCGGGTTAG
- the ghrB_4 gene encoding Glyoxylate/hydroxypyruvate reductase B, with protein sequence MSRKIVIGITREFLNAEGNFALPGPGLKLFDEMPGVEYRLFSEDLPVVTPEQVLGCDMVISGGIRWESSSFEGIDQLVAVLYTGVGYEHLDLDILTDANVMFCIAPDAVRRPMASIIITMLLALTLQLINKDRITREGRWEEQERFRGEGVTGKTLGSIGVGNIGHEMFMLAKPFGMRHLGCDPNVTQEAVAEVGVELVDLGRLLAESDFVNVSVPLSEQTRHLIGEAELQKMKPSAYLINTSRGSVVDETALIRSLQRGQIRGAGLDVFEQEPVDPDNPLLKMENVVVSPHSLCHTEEFYMRAWTGKLQQANQIARGKVPDHVVNREVLDKLELRTKLRKFGET encoded by the coding sequence ATGAGTAGAAAGATTGTGATTGGAATCACGCGGGAGTTTTTAAATGCGGAGGGCAACTTCGCTCTTCCTGGACCCGGACTAAAACTTTTCGACGAGATGCCAGGGGTTGAGTATCGGTTATTTAGCGAGGACCTTCCGGTAGTGACTCCCGAGCAGGTGCTCGGATGTGATATGGTTATTTCGGGCGGAATCCGATGGGAGAGCAGCTCCTTTGAAGGAATTGATCAACTCGTGGCGGTGCTCTATACTGGAGTCGGGTACGAGCATCTAGATCTTGATATTCTGACCGATGCCAACGTAATGTTTTGCATTGCGCCTGATGCGGTGCGCCGGCCAATGGCCTCGATTATCATTACTATGTTACTAGCACTGACTTTACAGCTAATTAACAAGGATCGCATCACACGTGAAGGTCGTTGGGAGGAACAAGAACGATTTCGTGGTGAAGGTGTAACTGGCAAAACCCTCGGCTCAATTGGAGTAGGGAATATTGGCCATGAGATGTTTATGTTAGCTAAACCTTTCGGAATGCGGCATTTGGGGTGTGACCCCAATGTCACTCAGGAGGCGGTTGCCGAGGTTGGGGTTGAGTTAGTCGATTTGGGTCGTTTATTGGCGGAGTCTGATTTTGTGAATGTGAGTGTTCCACTTAGTGAGCAGACACGGCATTTGATTGGGGAGGCTGAACTGCAGAAAATGAAGCCTTCAGCTTATCTGATCAACACCTCCCGGGGTTCAGTTGTTGACGAGACGGCTTTGATACGGTCTCTGCAAAGGGGCCAAATTCGTGGAGCTGGCCTCGATGTATTTGAACAGGAACCCGTAGATCCCGACAATCCGCTCCTGAAAATGGAGAACGTTGTCGTTTCCCCTCACTCTTTATGCCACACGGAAGAATTTTACATGAGAGCATGGACGGGAAAATTACAGCAGGCTAACCAAATTGCTCGAGGGAAGGTGCCTGATCATGTCGTCAATAGGGAAGTTCTAGATAAATTGGAGTTGCGGACGAAGCTTCGTAAATTTGGGGAAACTTAA
- the dgoD_16 gene encoding D-galactonate dehydratase: MIITSIDTIRVQVPCTDDELRAGKYGEVGFVRVQTNENLTGWGVGEVRDTLLDSLVRPMLLGNDPFRIGEYVAHGLGRAASVEHALWDLLGKATNQPIYRLLGGSFRQEIQMYATVCWPAVQKTPIQQELEDVIKYVENGYRAIKLQIWDDNPFERIEMFQHLRDHLGGPDKVRFMFDRTASCSGSLWDIEKALEIARCLYFLQAEWLEEPLEHGDVDGYARLTKSVDLPITAGERDFGLEPFIRYGTHKSLDIWQPDAFLSGGIMTVHRVAAIAEGFRVPLIMHGANHLLLAPVIQLAASIKSCKMLEVAVITPPFRPEEQWEPLLQLMNTPHLFEIHGDMIKIPTLPGLGLDLNEDAIMEYRVPAGTPRQADPHEVVRPIFFPDDYVRRGF; encoded by the coding sequence ATGATAATCACTAGCATCGATACAATCCGAGTCCAAGTTCCATGTACGGACGATGAACTGCGTGCAGGTAAATACGGCGAAGTCGGATTTGTGCGAGTACAAACCAACGAAAACCTGACTGGCTGGGGAGTAGGTGAAGTGCGCGATACTCTACTCGACTCACTTGTCCGTCCTATGCTCCTTGGTAACGATCCTTTCCGGATTGGGGAGTATGTTGCCCACGGATTAGGCCGCGCTGCAAGCGTTGAACATGCTCTTTGGGATCTACTCGGGAAAGCAACTAACCAACCAATATACCGTCTGCTTGGCGGGTCTTTCCGCCAGGAAATTCAAATGTATGCCACGGTTTGCTGGCCTGCTGTACAGAAGACCCCAATTCAACAGGAACTGGAGGATGTAATTAAATACGTGGAAAATGGGTACCGTGCAATAAAACTTCAGATATGGGATGACAACCCATTCGAGAGGATTGAGATGTTTCAACATTTGCGCGACCATTTGGGAGGTCCTGATAAGGTCCGATTCATGTTCGATCGAACGGCTTCGTGCTCAGGAAGCCTCTGGGATATTGAGAAAGCCCTCGAAATCGCCCGCTGCCTGTATTTTCTCCAGGCAGAATGGTTAGAGGAGCCTTTAGAACACGGAGATGTTGACGGCTATGCCCGGCTCACTAAATCCGTCGATCTTCCTATAACCGCCGGCGAACGTGATTTCGGTCTCGAGCCCTTCATCCGCTATGGAACCCATAAATCACTTGATATCTGGCAACCTGATGCGTTCCTTTCCGGTGGAATAATGACAGTCCATCGTGTTGCTGCAATCGCCGAAGGTTTTCGTGTTCCCCTTATCATGCACGGAGCTAACCACCTACTTCTAGCTCCTGTGATCCAGTTAGCAGCCTCAATTAAAAGCTGTAAAATGCTTGAAGTGGCAGTAATCACCCCGCCATTTCGACCAGAAGAACAGTGGGAACCCCTACTTCAGCTGATGAATACACCACATCTTTTTGAAATTCATGGCGACATGATTAAGATACCCACTCTTCCCGGCCTTGGTCTTGACCTCAACGAAGATGCGATCATGGAGTATCGAGTCCCGGCCGGCACGCCGAGACAGGCTGATCCTCACGAGGTTGTACGGCCTATCTTTTTCCCTGATGATTATGTTCGAAGGGGGTTTTAA
- the gyrB_2 gene encoding DNA gyrase subunit B, translating into MSHQTYTEKSVRTLDWKEHIRLRPGMYIGKLGDGSAADDGIYVLLKEVVDNSVDEFVMGFGKEIEISLRNNSVSVRDYGRGIPLTKIQDCAAGIFTGAKYNSEAFKKSVGLNGIGLKAVNALSLEFEISAVRNKKTRRLSFSRGKVTRQHRVNQQTSASDGTSVSFNPDSKIFGDFKFREEYVENMIRNYAYLNRGLMLRLNGKRFKSKNGLYDLLVGKLNEEPLYPIIHLRGIDVEIAFTHSSQYGEEYYSFVNGQNTNQGGTHQAAFREAIGRTLKEFYKKSLDTSDIRSSIIAALSVRVEEPVFESQTKTKLGSHEMAPGGDSIRGYINTFVKEELDNYLHRHPETANLLLQKILESEKERKELKGIQKIARERARKARLHNRKLRDCRTHLNSKDRRRLESTLFITEGNSASGSITQARNVQTQAVFSLRGKPLNCYGLARKVVYENEEFNLLQNALNIEQNLDDLRYNQVVLATDADVDGMHIRLLLITFFLQFFSELVKQGHLYILQTPLFRVRTKKETVYCYSEEEKNATVKRLSPNPEITRFKGLGEISSDEFKNFIGDKMRLDPVVIGRHMSIQETLSFYMGKNTPERQQFIIRNLKVDQALLSA; encoded by the coding sequence ATGTCTCACCAAACTTATACTGAAAAAAGCGTCCGCACATTGGACTGGAAGGAACACATCCGCCTGCGACCGGGGATGTATATCGGTAAGCTGGGGGACGGTTCAGCTGCCGACGACGGTATCTATGTTTTGCTGAAAGAGGTGGTGGACAATTCAGTCGACGAATTTGTGATGGGTTTTGGAAAGGAAATCGAAATCTCTTTAAGAAATAACAGCGTTTCAGTTCGGGACTACGGAAGAGGAATACCATTGACTAAGATACAGGACTGCGCAGCGGGGATTTTCACCGGCGCGAAGTACAATTCCGAAGCTTTTAAAAAATCGGTGGGGCTCAATGGAATTGGGCTAAAGGCGGTCAACGCGCTTTCCTTGGAATTCGAGATTTCAGCGGTTCGTAACAAAAAGACCCGCCGATTGTCCTTTTCCCGTGGCAAGGTAACACGGCAGCACCGAGTAAATCAGCAGACTAGTGCTAGTGACGGCACTTCTGTATCCTTTAACCCTGATTCCAAGATATTTGGCGATTTTAAATTTCGGGAGGAATATGTAGAAAATATGATTCGAAATTACGCCTATCTAAATCGTGGACTCATGCTGAGATTGAACGGAAAACGCTTTAAGTCCAAGAATGGACTTTACGACCTTTTGGTTGGGAAGCTGAATGAAGAGCCCTTATATCCTATTATCCACCTTCGCGGAATCGATGTCGAAATTGCCTTTACTCACAGCAGCCAATACGGAGAGGAGTACTACTCTTTCGTCAATGGTCAGAACACAAACCAGGGGGGCACCCATCAAGCAGCGTTTCGAGAAGCGATTGGGAGAACCCTGAAGGAATTCTACAAGAAGAGTCTTGATACATCGGACATTCGTTCTTCCATAATCGCTGCTTTGAGCGTCAGGGTGGAAGAACCCGTCTTTGAATCTCAGACCAAAACGAAGTTAGGTTCACACGAGATGGCACCCGGCGGGGACTCGATTCGAGGGTATATCAATACTTTTGTTAAGGAAGAACTCGACAACTATCTCCATCGTCATCCCGAAACTGCCAACCTCCTCCTCCAAAAGATCCTTGAAAGTGAGAAAGAGCGAAAGGAACTTAAAGGTATACAGAAAATCGCGAGGGAGCGAGCCCGTAAGGCACGTCTTCACAACCGCAAATTGAGGGACTGTAGAACCCATCTCAACAGCAAAGACCGTAGACGTTTGGAATCTACTCTCTTTATTACGGAAGGAAATTCCGCCAGTGGTTCGATTACTCAGGCACGGAACGTCCAAACTCAGGCCGTTTTCAGCCTGAGGGGCAAACCCCTAAATTGTTACGGCCTCGCTCGAAAGGTGGTCTATGAGAATGAAGAATTCAATCTGCTCCAAAATGCGCTCAACATCGAACAAAATCTTGATGACTTACGTTACAATCAAGTGGTTCTCGCTACCGACGCTGATGTCGATGGGATGCACATTCGACTTTTACTGATCACTTTCTTCCTCCAGTTCTTTTCCGAATTGGTCAAGCAGGGGCATCTCTATATTTTGCAAACACCCCTCTTTAGGGTAAGAACCAAGAAGGAAACAGTCTACTGTTACTCCGAGGAAGAGAAAAACGCAACGGTCAAGCGATTGTCCCCGAATCCCGAGATTACCCGTTTTAAGGGCCTTGGTGAGATTTCTTCAGATGAGTTCAAGAATTTTATCGGCGATAAGATGCGGCTCGACCCAGTCGTCATCGGGAGACATATGTCGATCCAAGAAACACTTAGTTTCTACATGGGCAAGAATACCCCCGAGCGCCAGCAATTTATCATTAGAAATCTAAAAGTAGATCAGGCCCTACTTTCAGCTTAA